One window of Paralichthys olivaceus isolate ysfri-2021 chromosome 20, ASM2471397v2, whole genome shotgun sequence genomic DNA carries:
- the LOC109642506 gene encoding secreted protein C isoform X2, whose amino-acid sequence MLPPNLLMVSLVVFLAAAVSTAPVEEKEREEVELETTEEGDEELSEEEDDDDSKSQDKIEGILGVQQTTLASASGGSGSSVQSAGGASDATGSSAGSPGSAAAALGLSGASTGQSHAAGSDGVDSQSNGNGQKLLNGGGGGGGGGAAGQTGVLGSFGGGFSHLDYTGIIDPSNHDFVLGLMGEADSFSPEVHVNIPGFSSGVTAALSADHSSSSGLDLSTDHVHPAHVSIDQSGLDHSSLSSGPDQSLFSSVSGSSHSAAKEAGAASSSSSHSEDHREHTGNGRQTQLTDANGVTDRPVSLSDLQTDLIGGAESVTGHIDLTGLGLGHDVTGIYSHTDLVTAATDSTGLVSADPTGTGSPSDSSHPAVTDHTQVAGSVTEQYNPSGQGPEGAENVELEDTC is encoded by the exons ATGCTGCCACC AAACCTGCTCATGGTGTCGCTGGTCGTCTTTTTGGCAGCAGCTGTTTCTACGGCTCCTGTCGAGg agaAGGAGCgagaggaggtggagttggAGACCACAGAGGAGGGGGATGAGGAGCTGTCCGAGGAGGAGG atGATGATGACTCCAAGAGTCAGGATAAGATTGAGG GAATTCTTGGCGTGCAGCAGACCACCCTGGCGTCTGCGTCCGGAGGTTCAG GTTCCAGTGTTCAGTCAGCAGGGGGAGCAAGTGATGCAACAGGAAGTTCTGCAG GTTCCCCAGGTTCTGCAGCGGCAGCATTAGGACTCTCTGGTGCCTCTACTGGTCAAAGTCACGCTGCAG GTTCTGACGGAGTCGACTCGCAGTCTAACg GAAACGGACAGAAGCTGctgaatggaggaggaggaggaggagggggcggagCTGCTGGCCAGACAG gtgtgttGGGTTCATTCGGGGGAGGATTTTCTCACCTGGATTATACAG gaaTCATCGACCCGTCCAATCACGACTTCGTGCTCGGCCTGATGG GTGAAGCAGATTCATTTAGTCCAGAAGTTCACGTCAACATCCCAg GGTTCAGCTCAGGTGTGACAGCTGCTCTGTCTGCagaccacagcagcagctccggtCTGGATTTATCTACAG ATCATGTTCATCCAGCTCATGTCAGCATCGACCAATCAGGGTTAGACCACTCCTCTCTGAGCTCAGGACCTGACCAATCCCTTTTTAGCTCTGTCTCAGGCTCCTCCCACTCTGCTGCCAAGGAAG CTGGCGCagcctcatcatcttcatcacacagTGAAGAtcacagagaacacacag GAAACGGTCGACAGACTCAACTGACAGATGCAAACGGAG TGACTGACAGACCAGTTTCCCTCAGCGACCTCCAGACTGATCTTATAG GTGGAGCAGAGTCAGTGACGGGTCACATTGATCTGACAG GTCTCGGACTGGGACATGATGTCACAG GCATTTACTCCCACACAGACCTGGTTACCGCAGCGACCGACTCTACAGGCTTAg TTTCAGCAGATcctacaggaacaggaagtccATCTGACTCCA gtcaTCCAGCTGTGACAGACCACACACAGGTGGCTG GTTCAGTCACTGAACAGTACAACCCATCTGGTCAGGGTCCTGAAG gTGCAGAAAATGTGGAACTGGAGGATACCTGCTGA
- the LOC109642506 gene encoding secreted protein C isoform X1, which produces MLPPNLLMVSLVVFLAAAVSTAPVEEKEREEVELETTEEGDEELSEEEDDDDSKSQDKIEGILGVQQTTLASASGGSGSSVQSAGGASDATGSSAGSPGSAAAALGLSGASTGQSHAAGSDGVDSQSNGNGQKLLNGGGGGGGGGAAGQTGVLGSFGGGFSHLDYTGIIDPSNHDFVLGLMGEADSFSPEVHVNIPGFSSGVTAALSADHSSSSGLDLSTDHVHPAHVSIDQSGLDHSSLSSGPDQSLFSSVSGSSHSAAKEAGAASSSSSHSEDHREHTGNGRQTQLTDANGVTDRPVSLSDLQTDLIAGGAESVTGHIDLTGLGLGHDVTGIYSHTDLVTAATDSTGLVSADPTGTGSPSDSSHPAVTDHTQVAGSVTEQYNPSGQGPEGAENVELEDTC; this is translated from the exons ATGCTGCCACC AAACCTGCTCATGGTGTCGCTGGTCGTCTTTTTGGCAGCAGCTGTTTCTACGGCTCCTGTCGAGg agaAGGAGCgagaggaggtggagttggAGACCACAGAGGAGGGGGATGAGGAGCTGTCCGAGGAGGAGG atGATGATGACTCCAAGAGTCAGGATAAGATTGAGG GAATTCTTGGCGTGCAGCAGACCACCCTGGCGTCTGCGTCCGGAGGTTCAG GTTCCAGTGTTCAGTCAGCAGGGGGAGCAAGTGATGCAACAGGAAGTTCTGCAG GTTCCCCAGGTTCTGCAGCGGCAGCATTAGGACTCTCTGGTGCCTCTACTGGTCAAAGTCACGCTGCAG GTTCTGACGGAGTCGACTCGCAGTCTAACg GAAACGGACAGAAGCTGctgaatggaggaggaggaggaggagggggcggagCTGCTGGCCAGACAG gtgtgttGGGTTCATTCGGGGGAGGATTTTCTCACCTGGATTATACAG gaaTCATCGACCCGTCCAATCACGACTTCGTGCTCGGCCTGATGG GTGAAGCAGATTCATTTAGTCCAGAAGTTCACGTCAACATCCCAg GGTTCAGCTCAGGTGTGACAGCTGCTCTGTCTGCagaccacagcagcagctccggtCTGGATTTATCTACAG ATCATGTTCATCCAGCTCATGTCAGCATCGACCAATCAGGGTTAGACCACTCCTCTCTGAGCTCAGGACCTGACCAATCCCTTTTTAGCTCTGTCTCAGGCTCCTCCCACTCTGCTGCCAAGGAAG CTGGCGCagcctcatcatcttcatcacacagTGAAGAtcacagagaacacacag GAAACGGTCGACAGACTCAACTGACAGATGCAAACGGAG TGACTGACAGACCAGTTTCCCTCAGCGACCTCCAGACTGATCTTATAG cagGTGGAGCAGAGTCAGTGACGGGTCACATTGATCTGACAG GTCTCGGACTGGGACATGATGTCACAG GCATTTACTCCCACACAGACCTGGTTACCGCAGCGACCGACTCTACAGGCTTAg TTTCAGCAGATcctacaggaacaggaagtccATCTGACTCCA gtcaTCCAGCTGTGACAGACCACACACAGGTGGCTG GTTCAGTCACTGAACAGTACAACCCATCTGGTCAGGGTCCTGAAG gTGCAGAAAATGTGGAACTGGAGGATACCTGCTGA
- the hsf1 gene encoding heat shock factor protein 1 isoform X2: MEFAGGGAVLPSGNVPAFLTKLWTLVEDPDTDPLICWSPSGTSFHVFDQGRFSKEVLPKFFKHNNMASFIRQLNMYGFRKVVHIEHSGLVKPERDDTEFQHPFFIRGQEHLLENIKRKVTNVSSGRQEEVKVATDEVNKILSDVQLMKGKQETIDSRIIAMKHENEALWREVASLRQKHTQQQKVVNKLIQFLVSLIQTNRILGVKRKIPLMLNDSSSAHSMPKYSRQFSLEHMQATANLFSADSPISSGPIISDITEVATPIIEDAVPDWSDAGESQFINIKEEPASPEVEVCPVLEGGATHGDTPLSPTTFINSILQDNETQPTPNTSTANPSPGIVLMSPASSGTLPPSPTGQLPASIPTPNSSPAAAQHQCQTLACIDRSELLDHVDTMDSSLENLQNILNTQTFTFDTSPIIEFFGSPSGDFDLDCLDNLLAEEAPRGSDGSSHTGKQLVQYSATPVLMSEPISLGEGGADLPSLLELEAEPFLTPDPSTDDPAADLLSHTHLDSDL; this comes from the exons ATGGAGTTTGCCGGAGGAGGGGCGGTGCTGCCCAGTGGGAACGTCCCAGCCTTCCTCACCAAACTGTGGACCCTGGTGGAGGACCCGGACACCGACCCGCTCATCTGCTGGAGCCCG AGTGGAACCAGCTTCCATGTTTTTGATCAGGGTCGGTTCTCGAAAGAAGTTCTTCCCAAGTTcttcaaacacaacaacatggcTAGCTTCATCAGACAGCTGAACATGT ATGGCTTCCGTAAAGTGGTGCACATCGAGCACAGTGGTTTGGTAAAACCAGAGAGAGATGACACAGAGTTCCAACATCCGTTCTTCATCAGAGGACAAGAACACCTGCTGGAGAACATCAAACGCAAAGTCACCAAC GTGTCCTCGGGGCGtcaggaggaagtgaaggtCGCTACAGATGAAGTGAATAAAATCCTGAGCGACGTCCAGCTGATGAAGGGAAAACAGGAAACCATCGACTCCAGGATCATTGCCATGAAACA tgaaaatgaggctctgTGGAGGGAGGTGGCCAGtctgagacagaaacacactcagcaACAGAAAGTCGTCAACAAG TTGATCCAGTTTCTGGTGTCACTCATCCAAACCAACAGGATCTTGGGAGTCAAGAGGAAGAT TCCTCTGATGCTGAATGACTCCAGCTCCGCCCACTCCATGCCTAAGTACAGTCGGCAGTTCTCATTGGAGCACATGCAG GCTACAGCCAATCTGTTCTCAGCTGACTCCCCAATATCCTCTGGGCCAATCATCTCTGACATCACAGAGGTGGCCACACCCATCATTGAGGATGCAGTCCCTGACTGGTCGGACGCAGG AGAGAGCCAATTCATTAACATAAAAGAGGAGCCAGCAAGTCCTGAGGTGGAGGTGTGTCCTGTTCTGGAAGGCGGGGCTACACATGGAGACACGCCCCTCTCCCCCACCACTTTCATCAACTCCATCCTACAAGACAACGAGACGCAGCCGACTCCCAACACCTCCACCGCCAACCCTTCACCAG GCATCGTTCTGATGAGCCCGGCCTCCTCTGGGACCCTCCCACCTTCACCAACCGGCCAATTACCCGCCTCTATTCCCACCCCAAACTCCAGTCCAGCCGCAGCTCAGCATCAATGTCAGACCCTCGCCTGTATCGACAG gtctGAACTGTTGGACCATGTGGACACTATGGACAGCAGTCTAGAAAACCTGCAGAACATCCTCAATACACAAACCTTCACCTTTGACACCTCCCCCATCATCGAG TTTTTCGGTTCACCCTCTGGAGATTTTGACCTTGACTGTTTGGACAAT CTGCTGGCTGAAGAGGCTCCGAGAGGAAGTGATGGAAGCAGCCACACAg GGAAACAGCTGGTGCAGTACTCTGCCACACCTGTGTTGATGTCTGAACCAATCAGCCTCGGGGAGGGCGGGGCTGACCTGCCGTCTCTGCTGGAGCTAGAGGCGGAGCCTTTCCTTACGCCCGACCCATCCACTGATGACCCGGCAGCCGACCTGTTGAGCCACACCCACTTGGACTCTGACCTTTGA
- the hsf1 gene encoding heat shock factor protein 1 isoform X3, translating to MHRNQREVRREGQNRKSEQEVSQNRRSEQEVRTGSQKRRSEQEVRTGSQSEEKVRTGSQNRKSEEKVRTGSQKRKSVRTGGQNRRSEQEVSQKRRSEQEVGQNRKSVRTGGQNRRSEQEVRKGSQSEQEVRTGGQNRKSVRTGGQNRKSEQEVRTGSQNRHDCFINKRKNSRLWKQLHITSFYLSVSSVCLSSVSPLPVSLLCLSLLSLLFLLCLSLLYLSLSSVCLSSLSCFSSVCLSSLFCLSSVSPLPVSLLCLSLLSLLFLLCLSLLCLSPLSVSPLSCLSSVCLSSVSLLCLSSVCLCFRSELLDHVDTMDSSLENLQNILNTQTFTFDTSPIIEFFGSPSGDFDLDCLDNLLAEEAPRGSDGSSHTGKQLVQYSATPVLMSEPISLGEGGADLPSLLELEAEPFLTPDPSTDDPAADLLSHTHLDSDL from the exons ATGCACAGGAACCAACGGGAAGTCAGAAGAGAAG gtcagaacaggaagtcagaacaggaagtcagtCAGAACAGAAGgtcagaacaggaagtcagaacaggaagtcagaagagaaggtcagaacaggaagtcagaacaggaagtcagtCAGAAGAGAAGgtcagaacaggaagtcagaacaggaagtcagaagagaaggtcagaacaggaagtcagaaaAGGAAGTCAGTCAGAACAGGAGGTCAGAACAGGAGgtcagaacaggaagtcagtCAGAAGAGAAGGTCAGAACAGGAAGTCGgtcagaacaggaagtcagtCAGAACAGGAGGTCAGAACAGGAGgtcagaacaggaagtcagaaaAGGAAGTCAgtcagaacaggaagtcagaacaggaggtcagaacaggaagtca GTCAGAACAGGAGgtcagaacaggaagtcagaacAGGAAGTCCGAACAGGAAGTCAGAACAGACACGATTGCTTtattaacaagaggaaaaactccagaCTGTGGAAGCAGCTTCACATCacatctttctatctctctgtctcctctgtctgtctctcctctgtctcccctctacctgtctctctcctctgtctgtctctcctctctctcctgtttctcctctgtctgtctctcctctacctgtctctctcctctgtctgtctctcctctctctcctgtttctcctctgtctgtctctcctctctcttctgtctctcctctgtttctcctctacctgtctctctcctctgtctgtctctcctctctctcctgtttctcctctgtctgtctctcctctgtctctctcctctgtctgtctctcctctctcctgtctctcctctgtctgtctctcctctgtctctctcctctg tctctcctctgtctgtctgtgtttcaggtctGAACTGTTGGACCATGTGGACACTATGGACAGCAGTCTAGAAAACCTGCAGAACATCCTCAATACACAAACCTTCACCTTTGACACCTCCCCCATCATCGAG TTTTTCGGTTCACCCTCTGGAGATTTTGACCTTGACTGTTTGGACAAT CTGCTGGCTGAAGAGGCTCCGAGAGGAAGTGATGGAAGCAGCCACACAg GGAAACAGCTGGTGCAGTACTCTGCCACACCTGTGTTGATGTCTGAACCAATCAGCCTCGGGGAGGGCGGGGCTGACCTGCCGTCTCTGCTGGAGCTAGAGGCGGAGCCTTTCCTTACGCCCGACCCATCCACTGATGACCCGGCAGCCGACCTGTTGAGCCACACCCACTTGGACTCTGACCTTTGA
- the hsf1 gene encoding heat shock factor protein 1 isoform X1: protein MEFAGGGAVLPSGNVPAFLTKLWTLVEDPDTDPLICWSPSGTSFHVFDQGRFSKEVLPKFFKHNNMASFIRQLNMYGFRKVVHIEHSGLVKPERDDTEFQHPFFIRGQEHLLENIKRKVTNVSSGRQEEVKVATDEVNKILSDVQLMKGKQETIDSRIIAMKHENEALWREVASLRQKHTQQQKVVNKLIQFLVSLIQTNRILGVKRKIPLMLNDSSSAHSMPKYSRQFSLEHMQATANLFSADSPISSGPIISDITEVATPIIEDAVPDWSDAGESQFINIKEEPASPEVEVCPVLEGGATHGDTPLSPTTFINSILQDNETQPTPNTSTANPSPGIVLMSPASSGTLPPSPTGQLPASIPTPNSSPAAAQHQCQTLACIDRPHPPPSAGGLSPDVWRFVSTQTDKSELLDHVDTMDSSLENLQNILNTQTFTFDTSPIIEFFGSPSGDFDLDCLDNLLAEEAPRGSDGSSHTGKQLVQYSATPVLMSEPISLGEGGADLPSLLELEAEPFLTPDPSTDDPAADLLSHTHLDSDL, encoded by the exons ATGGAGTTTGCCGGAGGAGGGGCGGTGCTGCCCAGTGGGAACGTCCCAGCCTTCCTCACCAAACTGTGGACCCTGGTGGAGGACCCGGACACCGACCCGCTCATCTGCTGGAGCCCG AGTGGAACCAGCTTCCATGTTTTTGATCAGGGTCGGTTCTCGAAAGAAGTTCTTCCCAAGTTcttcaaacacaacaacatggcTAGCTTCATCAGACAGCTGAACATGT ATGGCTTCCGTAAAGTGGTGCACATCGAGCACAGTGGTTTGGTAAAACCAGAGAGAGATGACACAGAGTTCCAACATCCGTTCTTCATCAGAGGACAAGAACACCTGCTGGAGAACATCAAACGCAAAGTCACCAAC GTGTCCTCGGGGCGtcaggaggaagtgaaggtCGCTACAGATGAAGTGAATAAAATCCTGAGCGACGTCCAGCTGATGAAGGGAAAACAGGAAACCATCGACTCCAGGATCATTGCCATGAAACA tgaaaatgaggctctgTGGAGGGAGGTGGCCAGtctgagacagaaacacactcagcaACAGAAAGTCGTCAACAAG TTGATCCAGTTTCTGGTGTCACTCATCCAAACCAACAGGATCTTGGGAGTCAAGAGGAAGAT TCCTCTGATGCTGAATGACTCCAGCTCCGCCCACTCCATGCCTAAGTACAGTCGGCAGTTCTCATTGGAGCACATGCAG GCTACAGCCAATCTGTTCTCAGCTGACTCCCCAATATCCTCTGGGCCAATCATCTCTGACATCACAGAGGTGGCCACACCCATCATTGAGGATGCAGTCCCTGACTGGTCGGACGCAGG AGAGAGCCAATTCATTAACATAAAAGAGGAGCCAGCAAGTCCTGAGGTGGAGGTGTGTCCTGTTCTGGAAGGCGGGGCTACACATGGAGACACGCCCCTCTCCCCCACCACTTTCATCAACTCCATCCTACAAGACAACGAGACGCAGCCGACTCCCAACACCTCCACCGCCAACCCTTCACCAG GCATCGTTCTGATGAGCCCGGCCTCCTCTGGGACCCTCCCACCTTCACCAACCGGCCAATTACCCGCCTCTATTCCCACCCCAAACTCCAGTCCAGCCGCAGCTCAGCATCAATGTCAGACCCTCGCCTGTATCGACAG accccacccccctccctctgcaGGTGGATTGTCACCTGACGTTTGGCGCTTCGtatcaacacaaactgacaa gtctGAACTGTTGGACCATGTGGACACTATGGACAGCAGTCTAGAAAACCTGCAGAACATCCTCAATACACAAACCTTCACCTTTGACACCTCCCCCATCATCGAG TTTTTCGGTTCACCCTCTGGAGATTTTGACCTTGACTGTTTGGACAAT CTGCTGGCTGAAGAGGCTCCGAGAGGAAGTGATGGAAGCAGCCACACAg GGAAACAGCTGGTGCAGTACTCTGCCACACCTGTGTTGATGTCTGAACCAATCAGCCTCGGGGAGGGCGGGGCTGACCTGCCGTCTCTGCTGGAGCTAGAGGCGGAGCCTTTCCTTACGCCCGACCCATCCACTGATGACCCGGCAGCCGACCTGTTGAGCCACACCCACTTGGACTCTGACCTTTGA